GATGCCCCGCCGCGAAAATCCCGATGTACCGTTCGCCATGATTTCCGAGCGCCATTGTGCGTCGGCCGTGGGGCCTGCCCCGGTGAAAAAGAAGGTTCCGCCAAAGCGGAAAGCGGAGGTGTTTTCTGAGCTGATTTCAGAAGAGCTGCCCGGTCTGCTTTCCAGCACGCTGAACGACGACTCTTTTGGCGAGACCGCCGAGCCGCGGAAAAAATCGCCGCTGAAAGCGGCAGAAGCGTCGGAAGACGCCATTCTGCTCGATTCTCTGCTGACGGAGGAAGCGGTTCATCTGGCGGTTTTGGGGGAGAAAAGCGGCCTTTCTCCGCAGCGGATGCTGGCAGCCCTGACGGAGCTGGAGCTTCTAGGCCGAGTGCAGCCTCTTGGCGGCGGGCGATACCGCTGTTCGTGACAAATCGATTCATTTGTGGTAAGCTTTGTGAAAACCGCCTGATTTCAGCCGGTTTTCACAGTGCTTAATCACTCGCAAGTGGCAGGTTTTTCCATTTATTTTTTGCTTACCCCTTGCGTAATTCCACTTGAGTGGCTACAATCTTAAAAGAAAGAGGTGGTTTCTATATGTCGAAACTGGTGATTGTTGAGTCACCTGCTAAGGCGAAAACAATCAAGAAGTATTTAGGCTCCGGTTACGAGGTCGTCGCATCCATGGGACATGTTCGCGACCTGCAGGAAAACCGTTTGAGCGTGGATATAAAGCACGATTTTAAGCCGAAGTACGAAATTATTAAGGGAAAGGAAAAGCTGGTACAGGAGCTGAAAAACGCAGCGGAAAAAAGTGAATCTGTACTGCTGGCAACTGACCCTGATCGTGAGGGAGAGGCGATTTCCTGGCACCTTGCCTATATTTTGGATCTCGATACCTCTCTGCAAAACCGCGTGACCTTTAATGAAATTACCAAGACCGGCATCACGAACGGAATGGAGCATCCCCGCACCATAGATCTGGATCTGGTCAATGCTCAGCAGGCCCGCAGAATTTTGGATCGCCTGGTGGGCTATAAGCTCAGCCCGTTTCTTTCGCAGAAAATCCGGCGCGGGCTTTCTGCCGGACGTGTGCAGTCTGTTTCTGTTCGCCTTGTCGTAGACAGAGAAGAGGAAATCCGCGCCTTTGTGCCGGAGGAATACTGGAGCATCGACGCCAAGCTGGTTCCCCAGGGGGCACGCAAGGCGTTCGACGCTTCTTTTTACGGAGATGCCAACGGGAAAATTAAGATTACCAACCAGCAGCAGGCGGATGACATCCTGAAGAGCCTGGAAAACGCGGAGTTCCGTGTATCCAAGGTGAAAAAGGGCTCCCGTAAAAAATCTCCCGCGCCGCCGTTTATCACTTCTACCTTGCAGCAGGAGGCCTCGCGCAAGCTGGGCTTTCAGGCCCGCCGTACCATGAAGGCGGCCCAGGAGCTGTATGAGGGCGTTGAGATCGAGGGCATGGGTGCCATCGGTCTGATTACGTATATGAGAACGGACTCGCTGCGTATTTCGGAGGATGCGATCCACGACGCGACGGCCTATATTGAGGAGCGCTGGGGCAAGAAATATCTACCGGATGCTCCCCGTCACTTCAAGACGAAGGCCAACGCGCAGGACGGCCATGAAGCGATTCGTCCCTCCACCCCCAGCATCACGCCCGAACAGGTGAAAAGCAGCCTGAGCAACGACCAGTATAGGCTGTATAAGCTGGTTTGGGAGCGCTTTATCGCCTGCCAAATGGCTAACTGCCTGCAAAGCACAACGCAGGCCGACATTACCGCCGGTGAGCATCTCTTTAAGGCTTCGGGCTATACGGTCACGTTCGACGGCTTTACCGTGCTGTACGAAGAGGGCAAGGATGAAGAAACCGAGCAGAGCGGTGCGCTGCCTGTGCTTACACAGGATATGCCGCTCAAAAAGAAGGAGCTGGCTGGCAATCAGCACTTTACCCAGCCGCCGCCGCGCTTCACGGAAGCGTCGCTGATCAAAGCGCTGGAAGAAAACGGAATCGGACGCCCGTCTACCTACGCTGCAACGATTTCCACCATCACGAGCCGCGAATATGTTGTGCGCGATGGAAAAGCGCTGCACCCCACCGAGCTGGGTGAGGTCACCACGCAATTGATGCGCGAACGCTTCCCTAAGATCGTCAATGTGAAATTTACCGCGCAGGTCGAAAAGGATCTGGATACCGTTCAGAGCGGAGAAACCGATTGGATACAGACGCTGCATACCTTTTACGGTGACTTTGAAAAGACCCTGAAAAAAGCCAAAGAAGAGATGGAAGGGGTCAAAATCCAGCTCAAAGAGGATGAAACCGATGTCATCTGTGAAAAATGCGGACGGAATATGGTAGTTAAGGTAGGGCGGTATGGCAAATTCCTGGCCTGCCCCGGGTACCCCGAATGCAAGAATGTAAAGAAGCTTGTTGTAGAAAACGGCGCGGAATGCCCTAAATGCGGCGGAAGAGTGGTCGTAAAGAAAACTAAAAAGGGCCGTGTGTTCTATGGCTGCAATGAGTACCCAAAATGCGACTTTGTTTCGTGGGATGAGCCTACCATGGAGAAATGCCCCCGGTGTGGCAAAACCCTGCTGCGTAAAAAGGGCAAAACACCGAAGCTGTATTGTGTAACGCCCGACTGTGGCTATGAGAAAATGGAGGAATAATGAAAATATCTGTCATAGGGGCCGGTCTGGCCGGCTGTGAGGCGGCCTGGCAGATTGCCTCCCGGGGGATCAAGGTGGACTTGTACGAAATGAAGCCGGTTCACTATACTCCCGCCCACAAAAACTCTGGCTTTGCAGAGCTGGTTTGCTCCAATTCGCTCAAGGCAGAGCGGGTTGCCAGTGCGGCCGGGCTGTTGAAAGAAGAAATGCGCCGGCTGGGTTCTTTGCTGATGCAGTGTGCGGACAAGGCTCGTGTGCCGGCTGGTGGAGCGCTGGCGGTGGACCGCGACATTTTTTCCTCGCTTGTCACCGAGCAAATCCGCAGCCATCCGTTAATCCACGTTCATACGGAACAGGTACAGAGCATCCCGGACGGTGGCATTCGCGTGGTTGCCACCGGTCCGCTGACAGCGCAGGGCCTTGCGGACGACATAGCAATCTTCTGTGCGGGCAGCCTGAGCTTTTACGACGCGGCCGCGCCCATTATCACGGCGGAAAGCCTTGATATGGAAGCGTGTTTTTCCGCTTCTCGGTATGATAAGGGCGGCGACGACGCATACTTGAACTGCCCGATGAACAAAGAGGAATACGAGCGCTTTTACGATGCGCTGGTGTCTGCCGAACGCGCGCCGGTTCATGGTTTTGATGTGGCCGACCCCAAAGTATACGAGGGCTGCATGCCGGTAGAGGTTATGGCCGGGCGCGGGCACGATACACTTCGGTTTGGCCCGCTCAAGCCGGTCGGGCTGCGAGACCCCAAAACGGGGCATCGTCCCTGGGCGGTGGTTCAGCTTCGCCGCGAGAATGCCGCCGCAACACTGTATAATCTGGTCGGCTTCCAAACCAACCTGAAGTTCCCCGAGCAAAAGCGGGTGTTTGGGCTAATTCCGGCACTGAAAAATGCCGAATTTGTCCGCTACGGTGTGATGCACCGCAATACGTTTGTCAATTCCCCCAAAATACTGCGCTCCGATTTCAGCATGCAGGCAGACCCTGATCTATTTTTTGCGGGTCAGCTTACCGGGGTGGAAGGTTATATGGAATCTGCGGCATCCGGCTTGATGGCCGGGTGGAATGCCGTACAGCGCCTGCGGGAGCAGGAGACCGTCGTTTTGCCACCGGAGACGATGATCGGCGCGCTGAGCCGGTATCTGGTGGAATGCGATCCCGCACATTTTCAGCCTATGGGGGCGAATTTTGGCATTTTGCCGCCATTTGAAAAACAAATTCGTGATAAAAGAGAACGGTATGAGGCATTGGCAAAGCGATCTTTGGACATGCTTCTACCATATACCGAGAAAGACGTTGCTGTAATGGGAGGTTTTTCCGATGAAAATCATTGTTGATGCGTTCGGAGGCGACAATGCGCCGCTGGAAATTCTGAAGGGCTGCGAGGCCGCTGTCAAGAGTTTGGATATCGATATTATTCTCACGGGCCGGGAGGAAGAAATCCAAAAGGTTGCTGAAGAGAATGAAATCTCTTTGGAGCGCATGGAAATTGTAGACGCGCCCGAAGTGCTCACCATGGATGACCATGCGGGTGCGATCATGAAGGAAAAAAGTGATTCCTCCATGGCGGAGGGCCTGCGCCTTGTTGCCGAAGGTAAGGGTGACGCATTTCTGTCTGCCGGGAACAGCGGTTCGCTGGTGGTTGGCGCTACCATGATCGTCAAGCGCATTAAGGGGATCAAGCGCGTTGCGTTTGCCCCCATGGTTCCGAACAGCAAAGGCTTCTTTATGCTCATCGACAGTGGCGCCAATGTGGACTGCCGCCCCGAAATGCTGCTGCAGTTTGGAATTATGGGCTCCATCTACCTTGATAAAGTGATCGGCGTGAAAAATCCTCGCGTTGCGCTGGCAAACGTCGGTACGGAGGATCACAAGGGCGGCGATCTGCAGCACGCGGCGTTTGCCATGCTCAAGGATTCCAAGTTGAACTTTATCGGCAATATCGAAGCGCGCGACATTTCGAACGATGGCGCGGATGTTGTTGTGGCGGATGGTTTTACCGGCAACATTATCCTGAAAATGTTTGAGGGTGTTGTCACAATGGTTATGGGCAAGTTTAAGGAAGTGTTTACCAAGAACACTAAAAATAAAATGGCAACGGCGATGCTGCTTAAGGATATGACCGCGCTGAAAAAATCCATGGACTACAACGAGTACGGCGGTGCGCCGGTTATCGGCGCGGCAAAGCCGGTGTTCAAGGTACACGGCAGCGCTAAGGCGCGTACAGTAGAAAGCGCCCTGCGCCTGACTAAGGCCTATGTAGAAAAGAATGTAACAGAAGAAATCAGCCGCGCCATCTCCGAACAGGAGTAGGCCGGCTTTCTCCGGGGATGATGGGGGAAGGAGCGCGTATGCAAAAGTCAAATCTCAAAGATCTGGAAGAAAAATTGCAATATCATTTTCAAAACCCGCAATATCTAATTACCGCCATGACCCATTCCTCTTACGCAAATGAGGTGAAGTCGGCCGGGCACAGCAACGAGCGTTTAGAATTTTTGGGTGATTCCGTGCTCAGCATTGTTGTGGCGGATTACCTGTTCAAGCACTGTCCAAATCTGCCGGAAGGTGATCTGACGAAGAATCGGGCGGCGCTGGTTTGTGAAAAAGCGTTGTGCGGATTTTCGCGCCAGCTGGGGCTGGGGGAATACCTCATGCTCAGCCGCGGCGAGCAGAATTCCGGCGGGCGCGAGCGGCCGTCGATTCTGGCGGATGCGTTCGAGGCCCTGATCGCCGCGATTTATCTCGATGCCGGCATGGAGCGTGCGCGGGAATTTATTTTGCGCTTTGTTCTGCCCGTGCTGCAGACTGCAAAGCCAAAGGCGTTTAAGGACTATAAGACCGCCCTGCAGGAGATCATTCAGCAGAATCCCGAGGAACAGCTTGAATATATACTGATCGGCGAAAGCGGCCCCGACCACGACAAGCATTTTACCGTTGAGGTGTGCCTGAACAGCAATGTGATTGGCAAGGGCGGCGGACGCAGTAAAAAAGAGGCGGAGCAGCAGGCAGCACGTGAAGCGTTGGAGCTGATGGGCTATTGAAGCACGCAAATGTGGCGATTTTCGTCCCTCACGCTGGCTGCCCGCAGCGATGCTCCTTTTGCAGCCAGAACAGCATCACGGGTCAGGCGCGGTTGCCAACGGTGGATGAGGTTCGAAGCACCCTAAAAACAGCTGAAGAAAATCTGAAAGAAAAAAGCCGTTTCGCGGAAATCGCTTTTTTCGGCGGCAGCTTTACAGCAATTGATCGCGGCGATATGCTCGCTCTGCTGGAAGCCGCCGCTCCTTCTGTCAGGGACGGGATTTTCTCGGGGATTCGCATTTCTACCCGGCCCGACGCGATAGACAAGCAGGTTCTGGAGCTGCTGCGCCAATACGGTGTAACAACGATTGAGCTGGGCGCACAAAGCATGGATGACACTGTGCTGCAGCGAAACCGGCGCGGCCATACGGCGGAGCAGGTGCGGCAGGCGTCGCGGCTGATACAGGAGATGGGATTTTCTCTTGGGCTGCAGATGATGACAGGTCTTTTGGGCGATAACGCCGCCGGTGCGATGAGAACTGCCAAAGCCTTTGCCGCGCTGAAACCGGACTGCGTAAGAATTTACCCGACCATCGTTATGAAGGGCACAGAGCTTGCTCAGTGGTATCAGTCGGGGGAATATGTTCCGATGGAACTGGATGAAACCGTGGAGCTATGCTGCAACCTGCTGGAACTGTTCGGCAGCCGCTTAATCCCGGTGATCCGTTTGGGGCTGCACAGCTCTCCCGAAATGCAGCGGGATCGTATTGCGGGGCCATGGCACCCGGCGTTTCGCGAGCTTTGTGAAAGCAGGCTCTTTCTGCGTCGGCTGCTCGCCTTTCTGGAGCGCAAGCAAATTTTGCCGGGGTGTGTCGAAATCCACGTTTCCCCACAGTGGGTTTCAAAGGCGGTGGGGCAGAGCCGGTGCAATCTTTTCGAGCTGTCCCGGCGGGGCTATGCTGCCCATGTGGTGCCTAATCCGTCGGTAAACCCGGCTGAATTTCAGGTGCATGCTCTTATCTGAATCTCAGGCAAAAGTGAAAACACAGTTCTCTCTCCTGTGCCCTCGGTGGAAGAGAGAACGAGTCAATATCAATCCGAAAGCAGGTGAACACGAGTGCTGTTAAAGTCTTTGGAGCTTCAAGGCTTCAAAACCTTTCCCGATAAAACGGTGTTACATTTCGACCGCGGCATTACCGCGGTGGTTGGCCCGAATGGCAGCGGGAAAAGCAACGTCAGCGACGCCATCCGCTGGGTGCTGGGGGAGCAATCGGCCCGCGTGCTTCGCTGCTCGAAGATGGAGGATGTGATTTTCGGCGGAACTCCGGCGCGCAAGGCGCAGGGCTACGCGGAGGTTACCCTCACCTTTGACAACACCGACCGCCAGCTGGAGTTTGACAATGACCAGGTTTCCGTTACCCGCCGGTATTACCGTTCGGGGGAAAGCGAATACCTGCTCAATAAAAACACGGTGCGCCTGCGCGATGTTCACGAGCTGTTTATGGATACCGGTATGGGGCGCGACGGCTATTCGATGATCGGGCAGGGCAAGATCGACAGCATTGTCGCCGCCCGCAGTGAAGACAGGCGTGAGATTTTCGAAGAGGCTGCGGGAATTTCACGCTTCCGATACCGCAAGGGCGAATCGGAGCGGCGGCTTCAGCAGGCGCAGGAAAATTTGGTGCGCCTGCACGACATTTTCTCAGAGCTGGAAGCCCGCGTCGGCCCTCTGCGCGAGCAGGCGGAAAAAGCAAAGCAATATTTGGAATACTCTGGGGAAAAGCGAACGCTTGAAATCGGCCTATGGCTGAATACATTGGGGCACTCCGGTCAGATTCTGCGTGACTATGAAGATAAGCTGCTTCTGGCTCGCGGCCAGCAAGAGGATATCGACAAACGCGCCGCAGAGTTGGAAAAACAAATTGAAGAAAATTATCAGGCGGTCAACGCCTGTACCGTACGAATGGATGAGGCGAGAACGCTCGCTTCCTCCAAAGAAGAAGAAGCCGCCCGAAAGGACGGCGAGGCGGCCGTTCTGGAGAACGACCGAGAACATAACCGGCAAAATCAGGAGCGAATTCTGCACGAGCTGGAAAACTCCTCCCTTTCCGACGAGGATCTGCGCAAGGAGATTGAAGAAAAGCAGCGCCAGATCGAGGAGAAGGATCGTTTTGTACTGAGCCGGCAGGAAGAGGTAACCGGTGTTTCCAAACGTCTGGAGGAGCTGCGCGGCTCAATGGAGCAGTATTCTGGCCAGATGGAGGAGCAGACCCACCGTCTGACGCAGCTGACGGCGGAGGTGTCGCAGGCTAAAATCCGCGAGATGACAGCGGTCACCGCCATTTCTGAAATCGAACTGCGCCGTGCTACCGTGCAGCAGGCACTGCAATCGCGCGATCAGAAGCGCCGGGAGCTGGAGTCGGAGGAGCAGGAATGCGCCGCTCTTCTGCAAAAGGCGGAGGATACCATTTCCGCACTGACCAATACGGCCCGCGGCTTTGAAATGCGGCTCGAATCCCGGCAGAAGCGCTTGGAAGAAGCCCGCCGGAAGAGCGAGCAGCTCCGACTGGACGCCGGGGAGCAGGCGCGGCGCGTGAAGCTCCTCGAAGAAATGGAGCGCAATCTCGAGGGGTTTGCGCACAGCGTCAAAACTGTAATGAAGGAAGTGGAGCGCGGCAGCCTGGCCGGTATTTATGGCCCGGTTTCGCGGTTGCTGCAGGTTCCCGCCGAGTACGCCACAGCGGTGGAAACGGCCCTTGGGGCCGCCATGCAGAATATTGTGGTGGAAACGGAGCAGGACGCGAAACGGGCGATCAACCTGTTAAAGCAAAAGGATTCGGGACGTGCCACCTTCCTGCCAATCTCCACCATTCGCGGGAATCTGCTGCAGGAGCAGGGGCTTTCCGAATGCTCCGGATTTGTCGGCGTGGCGTTTTCCGTTTGCGGGTGCGACCCGAAATACGCGGGCATTCTGCGTTCGCTTTTGGGCCGCATCGCGATTGCCGAGGATTTGGACAGCGCCGTTGCCATTGCGAAGCGTTTTTCTTACCGCTTCCGCGTCGTGACGCTGGACGGTCAGGTGGTTAACACAGGCGGTTCCCTCACCGGCGGCTCTCTGGCAAAAAACGCCGGGCTGCTGGGCCGTACGGCGCAGATGGAGCAGGCCAGACGCAGCGCCGCCGCGCTGTCACAAAAGGCAGAGGAAGCCGAGGTCGCGCTCAAGGCGGCGCAGGCCGAGTTTTCCGCCGCGCAGGCTTCGCTGTCTGCTTCACAGGCAGAGCTCAGCACAGCAAAAGAGGATCGCGTGAATTTGCAGGCCGAGTATGGGCGCGTGCGCTCGGAACGGCAGTCTCTTGAGGGCGGCGCGCAGGAGCTGGCCGCGGAGCAATCAAAGTCCGAACAACGGCTCGGCGAGCTGCGGGAGCAGAGGGAACAGGCTCAACGTGATGCCGGAACGTTGGAAGAACAGATTGAAGCACTCCGTCAAAGCGTAAGCCAGATGACCGGCGACCGTGAGGAGCTGGACAAACGCTATCAGGCTTTGACGGATGCCTTGCAGGAAGCGCGGATGACGGCGCTCTCCGCACAAAAGGAAAAGGAAGCGCTTTCTACCGCTGCCGAGGAGCTGGAGAACCGACGCCTGAATTTCGCAGGGCTGGCGGAGCGCCTGAATCAGGAATTGGAGCAGCTCCGTGAAAACGACCGTGCAATCGAACAGCAGGCGCAGCAGTTAAGGGCGCAGGCACAACAATTGCGAGATTCCGCCGCCGCTTCTCGCGAAAGCGTAGAGGACATTGCGCGTCAGCGGGCGGAACTGGAAGCACAGGCCGCGCGTCTGCGGGCGCAGGAGCGCGAACAATCCTCCGCGCGGGATACCATCGGGCAGGAACTGGCCCGTTTGGAAGAGCGGCGCGCCAATGTGCAAAAGGAATACGATGAAATTATTTCCCGCTTGTGGGAAGAATACGAACTAACCCGGCGCGAGGCCGAAGAGATCAGCCCGCGTTTGGAGGATGTTTCCGCTGCGAAAAAACGCCTGAACGAGCTCAAGGGCAAAATCAAGGCGCTCGGCACGGTAAACGTGGCCGCAGTGGAGGAATACAAAGAGGTTTCGCAGCGGTACGAATTTTTAAAGGAGCAGATCGGCGACGTGGAGAAATCCCGCGACGAGCTGCGAAAGCTGATCGGCGAGCTGACCCAGAAAATGCAGGAGTTGTTTTTGCAGCGTTTTGAGAAAATTCGGCAAAATTTTTCAGAAACCTTCCGTTCTCTTTTCGGCGGCGGTACTGCTGGATTGACATTAAGCCAGCCGGAGGATGTTCTGGGTTCAGGAATCGACATTTCCGTTCAGCCGCCCGGGAAAATCGTCACGCATCTGGAATCGCTTTCGGGCGGTGAAAAAGCGCTGGTGGCCATTGCGCTGTATTTCGCAATTATGAAGGTCAATCCGCCGCCGTTCTGCGTGCTGGATGAAATCGAGGCCGCGCTTG
Above is a window of Faecalispora anaeroviscerum DNA encoding:
- the topA gene encoding type I DNA topoisomerase translates to MSKLVIVESPAKAKTIKKYLGSGYEVVASMGHVRDLQENRLSVDIKHDFKPKYEIIKGKEKLVQELKNAAEKSESVLLATDPDREGEAISWHLAYILDLDTSLQNRVTFNEITKTGITNGMEHPRTIDLDLVNAQQARRILDRLVGYKLSPFLSQKIRRGLSAGRVQSVSVRLVVDREEEIRAFVPEEYWSIDAKLVPQGARKAFDASFYGDANGKIKITNQQQADDILKSLENAEFRVSKVKKGSRKKSPAPPFITSTLQQEASRKLGFQARRTMKAAQELYEGVEIEGMGAIGLITYMRTDSLRISEDAIHDATAYIEERWGKKYLPDAPRHFKTKANAQDGHEAIRPSTPSITPEQVKSSLSNDQYRLYKLVWERFIACQMANCLQSTTQADITAGEHLFKASGYTVTFDGFTVLYEEGKDEETEQSGALPVLTQDMPLKKKELAGNQHFTQPPPRFTEASLIKALEENGIGRPSTYAATISTITSREYVVRDGKALHPTELGEVTTQLMRERFPKIVNVKFTAQVEKDLDTVQSGETDWIQTLHTFYGDFEKTLKKAKEEMEGVKIQLKEDETDVICEKCGRNMVVKVGRYGKFLACPGYPECKNVKKLVVENGAECPKCGGRVVVKKTKKGRVFYGCNEYPKCDFVSWDEPTMEKCPRCGKTLLRKKGKTPKLYCVTPDCGYEKMEE
- the trmFO gene encoding methylenetetrahydrofolate--tRNA-(uracil(54)-C(5))-methyltransferase (FADH(2)-oxidizing) TrmFO; translated protein: MKISVIGAGLAGCEAAWQIASRGIKVDLYEMKPVHYTPAHKNSGFAELVCSNSLKAERVASAAGLLKEEMRRLGSLLMQCADKARVPAGGALAVDRDIFSSLVTEQIRSHPLIHVHTEQVQSIPDGGIRVVATGPLTAQGLADDIAIFCAGSLSFYDAAAPIITAESLDMEACFSASRYDKGGDDAYLNCPMNKEEYERFYDALVSAERAPVHGFDVADPKVYEGCMPVEVMAGRGHDTLRFGPLKPVGLRDPKTGHRPWAVVQLRRENAAATLYNLVGFQTNLKFPEQKRVFGLIPALKNAEFVRYGVMHRNTFVNSPKILRSDFSMQADPDLFFAGQLTGVEGYMESAASGLMAGWNAVQRLREQETVVLPPETMIGALSRYLVECDPAHFQPMGANFGILPPFEKQIRDKRERYEALAKRSLDMLLPYTEKDVAVMGGFSDENHC
- the plsX gene encoding phosphate acyltransferase PlsX, whose translation is MKIIVDAFGGDNAPLEILKGCEAAVKSLDIDIILTGREEEIQKVAEENEISLERMEIVDAPEVLTMDDHAGAIMKEKSDSSMAEGLRLVAEGKGDAFLSAGNSGSLVVGATMIVKRIKGIKRVAFAPMVPNSKGFFMLIDSGANVDCRPEMLLQFGIMGSIYLDKVIGVKNPRVALANVGTEDHKGGDLQHAAFAMLKDSKLNFIGNIEARDISNDGADVVVADGFTGNIILKMFEGVVTMVMGKFKEVFTKNTKNKMATAMLLKDMTALKKSMDYNEYGGAPVIGAAKPVFKVHGSAKARTVESALRLTKAYVEKNVTEEISRAISEQE
- the rnc gene encoding ribonuclease III; translated protein: MQKSNLKDLEEKLQYHFQNPQYLITAMTHSSYANEVKSAGHSNERLEFLGDSVLSIVVADYLFKHCPNLPEGDLTKNRAALVCEKALCGFSRQLGLGEYLMLSRGEQNSGGRERPSILADAFEALIAAIYLDAGMERAREFILRFVLPVLQTAKPKAFKDYKTALQEIIQQNPEEQLEYILIGESGPDHDKHFTVEVCLNSNVIGKGGGRSKKEAEQQAAREALELMGY
- a CDS encoding elongator complex protein 3, giving the protein MKHANVAIFVPHAGCPQRCSFCSQNSITGQARLPTVDEVRSTLKTAEENLKEKSRFAEIAFFGGSFTAIDRGDMLALLEAAAPSVRDGIFSGIRISTRPDAIDKQVLELLRQYGVTTIELGAQSMDDTVLQRNRRGHTAEQVRQASRLIQEMGFSLGLQMMTGLLGDNAAGAMRTAKAFAALKPDCVRIYPTIVMKGTELAQWYQSGEYVPMELDETVELCCNLLELFGSRLIPVIRLGLHSSPEMQRDRIAGPWHPAFRELCESRLFLRRLLAFLERKQILPGCVEIHVSPQWVSKAVGQSRCNLFELSRRGYAAHVVPNPSVNPAEFQVHALI
- the smc gene encoding chromosome segregation protein SMC; this translates as MLLKSLELQGFKTFPDKTVLHFDRGITAVVGPNGSGKSNVSDAIRWVLGEQSARVLRCSKMEDVIFGGTPARKAQGYAEVTLTFDNTDRQLEFDNDQVSVTRRYYRSGESEYLLNKNTVRLRDVHELFMDTGMGRDGYSMIGQGKIDSIVAARSEDRREIFEEAAGISRFRYRKGESERRLQQAQENLVRLHDIFSELEARVGPLREQAEKAKQYLEYSGEKRTLEIGLWLNTLGHSGQILRDYEDKLLLARGQQEDIDKRAAELEKQIEENYQAVNACTVRMDEARTLASSKEEEAARKDGEAAVLENDREHNRQNQERILHELENSSLSDEDLRKEIEEKQRQIEEKDRFVLSRQEEVTGVSKRLEELRGSMEQYSGQMEEQTHRLTQLTAEVSQAKIREMTAVTAISEIELRRATVQQALQSRDQKRRELESEEQECAALLQKAEDTISALTNTARGFEMRLESRQKRLEEARRKSEQLRLDAGEQARRVKLLEEMERNLEGFAHSVKTVMKEVERGSLAGIYGPVSRLLQVPAEYATAVETALGAAMQNIVVETEQDAKRAINLLKQKDSGRATFLPISTIRGNLLQEQGLSECSGFVGVAFSVCGCDPKYAGILRSLLGRIAIAEDLDSAVAIAKRFSYRFRVVTLDGQVVNTGGSLTGGSLAKNAGLLGRTAQMEQARRSAAALSQKAEEAEVALKAAQAEFSAAQASLSASQAELSTAKEDRVNLQAEYGRVRSERQSLEGGAQELAAEQSKSEQRLGELREQREQAQRDAGTLEEQIEALRQSVSQMTGDREELDKRYQALTDALQEARMTALSAQKEKEALSTAAEELENRRLNFAGLAERLNQELEQLRENDRAIEQQAQQLRAQAQQLRDSAAASRESVEDIARQRAELEAQAARLRAQEREQSSARDTIGQELARLEERRANVQKEYDEIISRLWEEYELTRREAEEISPRLEDVSAAKKRLNELKGKIKALGTVNVAAVEEYKEVSQRYEFLKEQIGDVEKSRDELRKLIGELTQKMQELFLQRFEKIRQNFSETFRSLFGGGTAGLTLSQPEDVLGSGIDISVQPPGKIVTHLESLSGGEKALVAIALYFAIMKVNPPPFCVLDEIEAALDDVNVDRFAGYLRGMNQNTQFIVITHRRGTMEEADVLYGVTMQDEGVSKLLELRASEIEQKLGIRQG